From the genome of Cucurbita pepo subsp. pepo cultivar mu-cu-16 unplaced genomic scaffold, ASM280686v2 Cp4.1_scaffold000337, whole genome shotgun sequence, one region includes:
- the LOC111785032 gene encoding uncharacterized protein LOC111785032: MCHVASLSLQTLELLAEVAVLEEEVVWLTERVVNFQQNLYEEAAYVSSQRNVKNFVNTSDQTRNAKQTSWKSNSPSKENQLASCYVKDKPSPEKKATKIISPSKKTKMPTEHELAEKSLEILKLQLGSRLMDHERAQESSCGASDNVESKTSANEISEDIVKCLCSIFVQEGTPRDKCIKGNDIVSSRCLFTVKANPIYLNKMVNTVPLIHRLKYADFLCKLGIKHIIFL; the protein is encoded by the exons ATGTGTCACGTTGCATCCTTGTCCTTGCAGACACTTGAGCTTCTAGCTGAAGTAGCTGTTCTTGAAGAGGAAGTTGTCTGGCTTACAGAACGAGTTGTgaattttcaacaaaatctTTATGAAGAAGCTGCCTATGTTTCCTCACAGCGGAATGTCAAAAATTTTGTCAATACCTCTGATCAAACAAGGAATGCCAAGCAAACCTCTTGGAAATCCAATTCACCTTCAAAGGAAAACCAGTTGGCTTCTTGTTATGTGAAAGATAAACCTTCCCCAGAAAAGAAAGCCACAAAAATTATCAGCCCATCCAAAAAGACAAAGATGCCAACTGAACATGAACTTGCAGAGAAGAGCttagaaattttgaagttgCAG CTTGGGTCCAGATTAATGGATCATGAAAGAGCACAAGAGAGTTCTTGTGGTGCATCAGATAATGTAGAATCTAAGACATCAGCTAACGAAATTTCTGAGGATATTGTGAAGTGTTTGTGttccatttttgttcaagAGGGCACTCCGAGAGACAAATGTATCAAAGGAAATGATATTGTTTCCAGTCGATGTCTCTTTACGGTCAAAGCGAACCCGATTtatctcaacaaaatggttaaCACAGTTCCCCTAATTCACAGGCTAAAGTATGCTGATTTTCTTTGTAAGTTGGGGATTAAGcatattattttcctttga
- the LOC111785033 gene encoding uncharacterized protein LOC111785033 isoform X4, protein MANRSVRKMNARLRPDIQFQIQKPSIHDQENKKSGRSIEMGDENGGIMNNRRRLNREKKMALLQDVDKLKKKLRHEENVHRALKRAFTRPLGALPRLPPYLPPSTLELLAEVAVLEEEVVWLTERVVNFQQNLYEEAAYVSSQRNVKNFVNTSDQTRNAKQTSWKSNSPSKENQLASCYVKDKPSPEKKATKIISPSKKTKMPTEHELAEKSLEILKLQLGSRLMDHERAQESSCGASDNVESKTSANEISEDIVKCLCSIFVQEGTPRDKCIKGNDIVSSRCLFTVKANPIYLNKMVNTVPLIHRLKYADFLCKLGIKHIIFL, encoded by the exons ATGGCCAATCGA AGTGTGAGAAAAATGAATGCCAGACTTCGACCCGACATTCAATTCCAGATACAGAAACCGTCAATTCATGATCAA GAGAATAAGAAATCAGGAAGGAGCATAGAGATGGGAGATGAAAACGGTGGAATTATGAACAATAGACGAAGATtaaacagagaaaagaaaatggcatTGCTACAAGAT GTTGATaagctgaagaagaagctgaGGCATGAGGAGAATGTTCACAGAGCTTTGAAGAGAGCTTTCACTAGACCTTTAGGAGCCTTGCCTCGTCTTCCTCCTTATCTCCCTCCATCT ACACTTGAGCTTCTAGCTGAAGTAGCTGTTCTTGAAGAGGAAGTTGTCTGGCTTACAGAACGAGTTGTgaattttcaacaaaatctTTATGAAGAAGCTGCCTATGTTTCCTCACAGCGGAATGTCAAAAATTTTGTCAATACCTCTGATCAAACAAGGAATGCCAAGCAAACCTCTTGGAAATCCAATTCACCTTCAAAGGAAAACCAGTTGGCTTCTTGTTATGTGAAAGATAAACCTTCCCCAGAAAAGAAAGCCACAAAAATTATCAGCCCATCCAAAAAGACAAAGATGCCAACTGAACATGAACTTGCAGAGAAGAGCttagaaattttgaagttgCAG CTTGGGTCCAGATTAATGGATCATGAAAGAGCACAAGAGAGTTCTTGTGGTGCATCAGATAATGTAGAATCTAAGACATCAGCTAACGAAATTTCTGAGGATATTGTGAAGTGTTTGTGttccatttttgttcaagAGGGCACTCCGAGAGACAAATGTATCAAAGGAAATGATATTGTTTCCAGTCGATGTCTCTTTACGGTCAAAGCGAACCCGATTtatctcaacaaaatggttaaCACAGTTCCCCTAATTCACAGGCTAAAGTATGCTGATTTTCTTTGTAAGTTGGGGATTAAGcatattattttcctttga
- the LOC111785033 gene encoding uncharacterized protein LOC111785033 isoform X2 codes for MANRVLSVRKMNARLRPDIQFQIQKPSIHDQENKKSGRSIEMGDENGGIMNNRRRLNREKKMALLQDVDKLKKKLRHEENVHRALKRAFTRPLGALPRLPPYLPPSTLELLAEVAVLEEEVVWLTERVVNFQQNLYEEAAYVSSQRNVKNFVNTSDQTRNAKQTSWKSNSPSKENQLASCYVKDKPSPEKKATKIISPSKKTKMPTEHELAEKSLEILKLQLGSRLMDHERAQESSCGASDNVESKTSANEISEDIVKCLCSIFVQEGTPRDKCIKGNDIVSSRCLFTVKANPIYLNKMVNTVPLIHRLKYADFLCKLGIKHIIFL; via the exons ATGGCCAATCGAGTTCtg AGTGTGAGAAAAATGAATGCCAGACTTCGACCCGACATTCAATTCCAGATACAGAAACCGTCAATTCATGATCAA GAGAATAAGAAATCAGGAAGGAGCATAGAGATGGGAGATGAAAACGGTGGAATTATGAACAATAGACGAAGATtaaacagagaaaagaaaatggcatTGCTACAAGAT GTTGATaagctgaagaagaagctgaGGCATGAGGAGAATGTTCACAGAGCTTTGAAGAGAGCTTTCACTAGACCTTTAGGAGCCTTGCCTCGTCTTCCTCCTTATCTCCCTCCATCT ACACTTGAGCTTCTAGCTGAAGTAGCTGTTCTTGAAGAGGAAGTTGTCTGGCTTACAGAACGAGTTGTgaattttcaacaaaatctTTATGAAGAAGCTGCCTATGTTTCCTCACAGCGGAATGTCAAAAATTTTGTCAATACCTCTGATCAAACAAGGAATGCCAAGCAAACCTCTTGGAAATCCAATTCACCTTCAAAGGAAAACCAGTTGGCTTCTTGTTATGTGAAAGATAAACCTTCCCCAGAAAAGAAAGCCACAAAAATTATCAGCCCATCCAAAAAGACAAAGATGCCAACTGAACATGAACTTGCAGAGAAGAGCttagaaattttgaagttgCAG CTTGGGTCCAGATTAATGGATCATGAAAGAGCACAAGAGAGTTCTTGTGGTGCATCAGATAATGTAGAATCTAAGACATCAGCTAACGAAATTTCTGAGGATATTGTGAAGTGTTTGTGttccatttttgttcaagAGGGCACTCCGAGAGACAAATGTATCAAAGGAAATGATATTGTTTCCAGTCGATGTCTCTTTACGGTCAAAGCGAACCCGATTtatctcaacaaaatggttaaCACAGTTCCCCTAATTCACAGGCTAAAGTATGCTGATTTTCTTTGTAAGTTGGGGATTAAGcatattattttcctttga
- the LOC111785033 gene encoding uncharacterized protein LOC111785033 isoform X1: MANRVLSVRKMNARLRPDIQFQIQKPSIHDQQENKKSGRSIEMGDENGGIMNNRRRLNREKKMALLQDVDKLKKKLRHEENVHRALKRAFTRPLGALPRLPPYLPPSTLELLAEVAVLEEEVVWLTERVVNFQQNLYEEAAYVSSQRNVKNFVNTSDQTRNAKQTSWKSNSPSKENQLASCYVKDKPSPEKKATKIISPSKKTKMPTEHELAEKSLEILKLQLGSRLMDHERAQESSCGASDNVESKTSANEISEDIVKCLCSIFVQEGTPRDKCIKGNDIVSSRCLFTVKANPIYLNKMVNTVPLIHRLKYADFLCKLGIKHIIFL; this comes from the exons ATGGCCAATCGAGTTCtg AGTGTGAGAAAAATGAATGCCAGACTTCGACCCGACATTCAATTCCAGATACAGAAACCGTCAATTCATGATCAA CAGGAGAATAAGAAATCAGGAAGGAGCATAGAGATGGGAGATGAAAACGGTGGAATTATGAACAATAGACGAAGATtaaacagagaaaagaaaatggcatTGCTACAAGAT GTTGATaagctgaagaagaagctgaGGCATGAGGAGAATGTTCACAGAGCTTTGAAGAGAGCTTTCACTAGACCTTTAGGAGCCTTGCCTCGTCTTCCTCCTTATCTCCCTCCATCT ACACTTGAGCTTCTAGCTGAAGTAGCTGTTCTTGAAGAGGAAGTTGTCTGGCTTACAGAACGAGTTGTgaattttcaacaaaatctTTATGAAGAAGCTGCCTATGTTTCCTCACAGCGGAATGTCAAAAATTTTGTCAATACCTCTGATCAAACAAGGAATGCCAAGCAAACCTCTTGGAAATCCAATTCACCTTCAAAGGAAAACCAGTTGGCTTCTTGTTATGTGAAAGATAAACCTTCCCCAGAAAAGAAAGCCACAAAAATTATCAGCCCATCCAAAAAGACAAAGATGCCAACTGAACATGAACTTGCAGAGAAGAGCttagaaattttgaagttgCAG CTTGGGTCCAGATTAATGGATCATGAAAGAGCACAAGAGAGTTCTTGTGGTGCATCAGATAATGTAGAATCTAAGACATCAGCTAACGAAATTTCTGAGGATATTGTGAAGTGTTTGTGttccatttttgttcaagAGGGCACTCCGAGAGACAAATGTATCAAAGGAAATGATATTGTTTCCAGTCGATGTCTCTTTACGGTCAAAGCGAACCCGATTtatctcaacaaaatggttaaCACAGTTCCCCTAATTCACAGGCTAAAGTATGCTGATTTTCTTTGTAAGTTGGGGATTAAGcatattattttcctttga
- the LOC111785033 gene encoding uncharacterized protein LOC111785033 isoform X3, with protein MANRSVRKMNARLRPDIQFQIQKPSIHDQQENKKSGRSIEMGDENGGIMNNRRRLNREKKMALLQDVDKLKKKLRHEENVHRALKRAFTRPLGALPRLPPYLPPSTLELLAEVAVLEEEVVWLTERVVNFQQNLYEEAAYVSSQRNVKNFVNTSDQTRNAKQTSWKSNSPSKENQLASCYVKDKPSPEKKATKIISPSKKTKMPTEHELAEKSLEILKLQLGSRLMDHERAQESSCGASDNVESKTSANEISEDIVKCLCSIFVQEGTPRDKCIKGNDIVSSRCLFTVKANPIYLNKMVNTVPLIHRLKYADFLCKLGIKHIIFL; from the exons ATGGCCAATCGA AGTGTGAGAAAAATGAATGCCAGACTTCGACCCGACATTCAATTCCAGATACAGAAACCGTCAATTCATGATCAA CAGGAGAATAAGAAATCAGGAAGGAGCATAGAGATGGGAGATGAAAACGGTGGAATTATGAACAATAGACGAAGATtaaacagagaaaagaaaatggcatTGCTACAAGAT GTTGATaagctgaagaagaagctgaGGCATGAGGAGAATGTTCACAGAGCTTTGAAGAGAGCTTTCACTAGACCTTTAGGAGCCTTGCCTCGTCTTCCTCCTTATCTCCCTCCATCT ACACTTGAGCTTCTAGCTGAAGTAGCTGTTCTTGAAGAGGAAGTTGTCTGGCTTACAGAACGAGTTGTgaattttcaacaaaatctTTATGAAGAAGCTGCCTATGTTTCCTCACAGCGGAATGTCAAAAATTTTGTCAATACCTCTGATCAAACAAGGAATGCCAAGCAAACCTCTTGGAAATCCAATTCACCTTCAAAGGAAAACCAGTTGGCTTCTTGTTATGTGAAAGATAAACCTTCCCCAGAAAAGAAAGCCACAAAAATTATCAGCCCATCCAAAAAGACAAAGATGCCAACTGAACATGAACTTGCAGAGAAGAGCttagaaattttgaagttgCAG CTTGGGTCCAGATTAATGGATCATGAAAGAGCACAAGAGAGTTCTTGTGGTGCATCAGATAATGTAGAATCTAAGACATCAGCTAACGAAATTTCTGAGGATATTGTGAAGTGTTTGTGttccatttttgttcaagAGGGCACTCCGAGAGACAAATGTATCAAAGGAAATGATATTGTTTCCAGTCGATGTCTCTTTACGGTCAAAGCGAACCCGATTtatctcaacaaaatggttaaCACAGTTCCCCTAATTCACAGGCTAAAGTATGCTGATTTTCTTTGTAAGTTGGGGATTAAGcatattattttcctttga